Below is a window of Zygotorulaspora mrakii chromosome 3, complete sequence DNA.
CATTCTCCTATTCCATCATTCTCTCCTGTGATCAAATATCCGTCCATTCCTTCCAGGTTTTCTCAATCTCAGCTTAATGACGGCTCTTACGTAAGTGATAGAAATTCCAATGAACTCAACAAGGCTAGCGTTACCTCTTACCGCGACGAAAGTGTGCCTCACGATAGACTGGGCATCGGGGCTACAGGTGAGGATTCTTTTCCTGATAATAATGTTAACGACGAGcaggatgaagatgatgacgatCTTTTGATGAGTGAAGCTGTTTTGAATAACTCAAGGATCAGACGTTATAACTCACCAAGATCCGTAGAAAGCGTTTCGTCCTCAATTGCTAGAAATAGGCTTCCTATTCTTCAACCTTCCCACTATTCACAACCTACAACCGTTGCTGTTCCGGCTTATGCAAAACTTCATAGACCGGGGATGAAGCAAACTGGTACTCAGGAAAATGATTCGAAAAAGAACGACAGTGGTATTGATGGAGcatctgaagaaaatgatgatgaagatgaggacctgcttttttttatgaGTGATATGAACCTTTCCAAGATGTAGAAAATATTTaattaaagaaaaactcttatatattttgattgtTATATACTAATTCTACTCTTCGATACATCTTTTAGTGAGCAGGTTTTCGCTGACCTCATCTTGacattgattttctttgtttaaAAGCTTTTCATCGTCTAATGCACGAGCTTTGCTCATTGCGGGACTCTCTATATGCTTTTCTTCGAGCTTATCTTGTAgaactttcaatttcagtTCATGAATTTTGTGTTTCTGTATGTGTTTTTcatatctttcttttgtcttGAACGTTCTATAACATTTATCAAAAGGGCATAGTAATTTCCTGCCCACTGAATCGAGTACCAATTCGATTCCTCCACTTGCGTTTGATAAACAGTTGGCCAGATTTACCTCAGTTTGTACGAgatcaaaatcattgagCTTACGCCTTTTTGAAAGCGATCTGGTTATCCTCATGTCGGGGCTGTCTACGGCCTCTGGAAGTGCATGAGCCTTTAATGAGTGGGGCAAACTTTCAGCAGGATGCTCGCTCCTATAGTGATCTAAAAGATCTGACTTCTTCGCAAAGGGGCCGCTATCACAGAGATGGCACTTCCAATTCTTAGCCACAAGCGTCTCGTCATGAACTCTCATATGCATTTGTAGACCATTATCGCCAACACAAGGCTTGTCGCAAATAGGACACCGCAATTTAGGATGGTCATTTTTGATGTGATTCTGCAGCTGAGACCAAGTCTTGAAATTCTTAGTACACCCGGAATGAGTACATTGGTAGGGATTCTCGACCTGCGGATTATGATGTTTAGCGATATGATTACGAAGCCTATATGGCCTTTGGAAAGTTTTGCCACATTCTTCACACGTCAGTTTCTTTTCGTGCACTGCAAGGATGTGAGCTCTCAATTGTGGATGCTTATAAAAGCTCTCGCTGCAATCCGGATACGGACATTTAAAAGATTTCGTATGTGTAATTTCATGACGTTTTAGCTGCTGACTTGTAGTGAAGCTCTTATCGCAATAGGAACAATGGAAGGGCTTTTCAGCCGAATGTGACAGCAGATGGCGTTCCAGATGGCTCTTCTTAGCGAACGAGCGCTCACATATATGACATTTAAAGGGTTTGATACCCTGATGAACTGACAATTGGTGCTCTGTCAGTAACGACGGCCTTGTAAAGCACTTATTACAACCCTCGTAGTCGCAAAAATACCGCTTCGGTCTCGAACTGGATGCAGATGATACGGCGCTTGATGCCACGCTAGATACGGAGTGCAAGCTATCTGACGAACAAGAGCGTGTAGGAGTCACCGACTCAAAGTCATGTGCATCCCAGGCAGCATGGTCCATCTCCTTGTTCGCATTCTAGCTGGCCTTGTTGCAGCCTCAACTCCCCTCTTTACTTCCTTAATATCATTTGTTTATTATATTACATTTCAATTCAtgcattttgaatatttttgatattcGTGCGTCACGAtaaatctgaaaattttttgtcaatatcaaaatgaaaagctAGCTGATCATCGACTTAAATAAGCACACCTGAAAGAACTTTTAATTACTTGGGATCCAGTTGTTTAGAGGATGTCCGATTACGAGGAAGCGTAAGTAGTGgttgctttttttttggggCAATAGCGgagcttctttttttagaaTAATTGACTAACTAATTGCTAATTCCAGTTTCAATGATGGTGCAGAGCACTTTGAGGATTTCGATGTTGAGCACTTCTCAGATGAAGAGAACTTTGCTGAGCCAGTAAATGGAAATGGCAACGAGGGGGGTGAAGTGAAAGCAGAGAATGGACACACTGTAATTGCTGGGGGAACAGGACCGGAGGACTACCAAAATTACGAGCAGACGCGGAGGAAAACtctgaaagagaaagctATCCCTAAGGACCAGAGGATAACGACACCATACATGACAAAATATGAGAGGGCCAGAATTTTAGGAACGCGAGCATTGCAGATTTCGATGAACGCACCagtttttgttgatttgGAGGGTGAGACTGATCCACTAAGAATTGCAATGAAGGAACTTGCCGAGAAAAAAATCCCTTTGGTGATAAGAAGATATTTACCAGATGGCTCATTTGAAGACTGGAGTGTGGAAGAGCTAATTGTTGGTTTGTGATAAGAAGCAGCGAACCTTGTATAATATATCGTAAAAAGTTCTACTAGTCGCATAAATCGCATCATGTTTGTTTCCATAAAGCATACGTATagatataaaaaataagaatACGAAGCCAATTGATATCTAGTTATTCAGAAAATGTATTCAAAAACTGATCACCTTTGAAGACTTTTTCGTTATTAATATGGTTCTCTGTGCTGAATTCACTCAGTATTCttgcaaaatctttttctggGTTTTGAAAGCCAGCTTCCTTTAATCGTGCTATGAGCTCTACTAATGGTAGCTGCAAGTCCCCTTTATCAGATAAGGTCTTGAGACATTTTGCAATCTCGCTCTCTTCTGGAAGATCACCTAACGTGGCACTCATCAGAGACAAGAAACGAGGAAATGTTACACCGTCTTCACTTCCACAATTTGGACCTTGTAACATAGCTTGCAATTGAGAGTCAGGCAATTGTTTACCGAGACTACAcaatattttgttcagATCTTGTTGAGATATCACGCCGTCACCATCCTCGTCTATAGTTTGAAATGCATCCTTAAGTTTGGTGATATGGGAGTGGGTCAGGCTGCTAAAATTCATAGACTTGCTATTCtccattttttgtattttaGCCTCTTACTACTTTTCTTTAAAAATGTGTTTACATCCACATCTGGAGTTAAGGAAGGGAGGGCACTTTATAAATTTGACAATGTTGTCGAAAAACATAATACAAGAAGTTTAACAAACACAGGCCATAAAGTCACACAGGATCGCCATGTCAACCATTAAGGATCTGCTAAAACAGGCAAAGACAGAATTGGCAAGGGAAGACTACCAAAGTGCAATCGAACTTTCCAAAAAGGTTCTGTCGCTGGAGAAGGAGAATTATTTTGCATATGTTTTCCTTGGAAAATCGTATTCCTGTCTGCCAGGCAAGGCAAAGGAATCAATCGCGAATTACAAGCTAGCCATCCAGTACGATTCCTCAAATCTTCTGGCTTGGAAGGGCTTATTTCTGCTTTTAAAATCACTGGACGTCCCAGAGGTCTTGTCTTATGACGACTTCTTTGCATTATGCGGAGAATACGCAGATGTGCTTCTTGAACAACAGTTGTCTCAAGTAGATTTGATACATGATATAAGACTgttcagaaaaaaatatccCGATTGTGAAGAgtcttttttgatgcatATGGTTCCCGGTACAAAGATGGCAGAACTGCTTGCTCGTCATCTTATTAGCCCGCAGGATGCTTTGTCAAAGTTGATCAATCTagtaaataaaaaagaggaGTCGAAGATCTCAAAGTTGGTAAGTCGAGAAAGGCTAAAGCTCAGCGTTCAAGATCCTTCGTACCAGACTAAAATCAATGCATTGGCCTGGGGGATATATGAGGGGTCCAATCTGGATCAATTATATAATCAGTTGATTAATATTACAGATGTTGATGAAGCAAGGTCCGATTTGGAAACGCAATGGCTTGAGTATAGAATCAAAATCCTAAAATCAATGCCTAAGGACATtaaagtatttttttttaaaaaagtgaaaagCATGGTTGAGGACATGGTGCTAGTGGATCATAAGTCACTGATGTCATGGAAGCTTTATTTTGAGTGGCAGGACTATGAAGATTTAAACACCATTGATCAAGAGATGGTAttaaagtttttcaaaaagtttccaaCTGAGCCTCTAAGTGTCATATTATATGCGTGGTTGTCATCTGATTTATCGAAGTACGATTTTAAGAAGCTCGCCTCTCAAATGGGGCAAAAAGCACATttagatgaagataatGTAGTTCCAGATATGGATGAGATTGAGCAGGATGCTTTGAATGATATGacagaaaaggaaaatgaaaatccTACTTTACTAGAAAGTGACGTGATCACAGCAATGAATGATAATATTTCTAAAGCTAAAAATAGCATTCTAGCCCACCGCATTATTTCCCAATattttttactttcaaGAGAGTATGAGGCCGCTTTCCCTTATGTAAAGCATGGCATCTCATTAGTTGCAATCAGTATGCGTGATCTAGGGGCAGATCTTCAAGAATCGAAAAAGACTTTCACATTAGATTTGGCCATGATATATACGTATATCGATGCTCCAAAAAATCACACAGCTGCCTTAAGcttgtttgaaaagatacTGGCAGATGATCCAAACAATTCACATGCAAAGCTGGGAAAGGGCTTGATCTACATGGAAAGAAACGACTGGGTGAAAGCACACACACTACTCGTAGAGGTAGTATCGCAATTTCCCAATGATATGGTAGTCCTTTCCGAATTTGCATGGAATCAGGCGCAACTCGGTTGTTTAGACGATGCTATAGATATTTTTACAAAAGTGCTTGGCTCAATAGAAGGTGTTGATCTCCGTAGCTGCGAATTCAGAGCCCTTAACCTATGGAGACAAGCTAAGGTGTACCTCATGAAGCaggaaaaagagattcCGGAGAATCAAAGCTACGTCAAGATTGCATTCAAGCAATTGATTCTTTCCATCCGTGTTTTAGATACATACGCACCCAGCTACTCGACCCTAGGGGACATATACTCCGCTTATTACTTGGATAATTTGAGAGCATTCAAGTGTTATTATAAATCGTTTGAATTAGACGCTGCAGATATCGTCGCTGCAAAATTCATGGCATCTTATTATGCTGAAATGTGCAATTGGAAGGCAGCTAGCCTTGTAGCGGAGCGACTTGTGAAATCTGAGAAGGCAAAAAGGAAACTGAAGGAGGTGAATTGGGCGTATAAAGTAGTAGGTATGTTTTATCTGGAGAGTCAACAAGAGGCcgattcaattgaatggTTTCAATCTTCTCTGCGTgtgaattcaaaagatatagAATCATGGATTGGTCTAGGTCAAGCCTACTATGCATGTGGACGTATTGAAGCTTCCATTAAGGTATTTGATCGGGCGTTAGAGCTGGATCCACAACATCTATATTGTTTGAATCTTAAAGCGCAGTCTCTTTCCTTTATGGGAGAATTTGAGCAATGCTTAAAAATACTGCGTGAAATAACGACTGCCTCCCCCAAAGAAGAATTCTTTCAAGCCACCTTTTCTGAGGTTTTGGTGAAGTATGCGATGGATTTATATTCCCAAGGCCTTTTGACGAAAGCAATTGTGACGGCTAAAAAGAGCATTGCTGTTCTATCCTATATGGCAACAGAATTATTTTGCCATGGGCACAAATTTTGGGTTTCGCTCTCGGAAGCTCTAGAACTTTTCACATTGGTGCAATCTAAAATTGATGATCTTccaattgaagattttgtcACGATCTTCCGATCTGCATCTACCattcaagaaacaaaagagCTGGATGAACTCGATAACGTTACGATTGAAGATTTACTGTCTACCGATGAGGATAGTAACATTGAAATCACTTGTAAATTATTGGTATTATCAGCCAAATACTCAATTGCCACGACGAACTTTGATGAGTTAACAAGAACCGTCCGCTCTTCATTGTGGCACAACGTCGGATCAGCCGAATTGCATGCTTACCATATCATAAAAGATGTGAAGTACAGAAAAGCTGCTATTGAGTGCTTCAAAAGATCCATTCACTATCAGTCTAATATGTGTGAGTCTTGGGTTGGTCTTGGTATCTCAACTATGGATGTATCTTTTAAAGTTGCGCAACATTGTTTCATAAAGGCTTTGACACTAAACCCAAAGGATGTCAATATTTGGCTTAATCTTGCCATGCTAGGgctgaaaaatggtgatCTCGAATTCACACAGGAAGTATTGACAAGATCCCAAAGTTTAGCACCGCAAGAGTCGTCTCCATGGTTGGTAATCGCTTTGACATATGAGAAACAGGGTAAGCTTTTGGAAAGCCACCGTAAATTTGCTCATGCCTTCGTGTTATCAAACGGCAGATCAAGAATTGCCCAATTGTTGTACGCAAAAAGTATTTTGCAGCAACGTATCGGTAAAGGGGGAGATGAAAGAGACCTGGGACTAGTCGAAGAACTCACAGCAGCTGCTTATGGATTAGATGaatacttcaaaaagaCGCCGAATGATCCCTTTGCCCTACAGTGTGCTTTAATAATTCTGGAGAGGCTTCACAATTATTCCTCTGCACACAAGGTAGCATCCAACTTGGTTCAATGCTTAGAAGTacgatttgaaaaatctcaaaaaaaCTCGGAGCTTTTCAACTATGCAGTTGTTAAAAGCCAACTTGGACGAATTCAGTTGGGACTTGGAAATTACACATCCGCAATCGAGGATGCAGAATTATCTCAAAGTATATTattagatttttcatcagaaAGTGCCAATAGCTCACGCATATCCAACAATTTAGTATTGAGCTTAGcatattttcatctcaACGACTTTGACAAAACTTTGGAGTTTTTAGAggagcttttgaaaacctCAAAAAATACCAGatctttgataatattGATAGCAAAGATTCTTTACACAGTTGGATCTGAGGATGCAAAGGAAATTGCTTTGCAGGAACTGGTGGAGTATATTTCTGTTAATGGCCCAGACCTAATGGTAAATTTGACCATTGCGGCCattgatatcattgaaaacagaaaagatgaaatgggCGCTATTTTAAAAGAGTTACGTATACTACCGCTAGAGGATCTCATTTCTGATAGACATAAAGACATTCCTTATCTAATTGAAATGATCAGGATGCGTTTGGAAATGCACAACGACATTAATTCAACGTGGCAGAAGtctgcatttttcttcatgaATGATTGTaaagtttggaaaaatattgattcaagaattgaagCACGCGTTTCATGTGAAGGTCAAAATAAGGTCACTGCTTCACAGCTTAGCGACTCTTTTTGCTCCTTGGGAAACCTCAAAAATATCCAACGAAGCATATTTTTGTCGCCTACGAATAAAGGAGCGATTTCTGCCCTGAGGGAATGCTTTTAGTGTATGAGAAAATCTTTCATTATAACATTATAGATTGCGGatgtgtatatatatataaaagaaattaaTATGAGTTTGTTAAAATCTTAAAATAATCTATAAACTTCCCAAAGAGAAAGCAATCTTAAGACACGAACTAAGATATTGAGCTCTCTTTCATTGAGTGATTTCAACTGATTAAGCTCACTTGGAAGTAGAAGCTCAGCTTCCCTGCCCTTGACATCATCTCTATTCGCTTTAGTTAAGAGTGTAGATCTCTCctccttcattttttcctttttataATGAAGATCGGCAATATTCCAAGCCAGATTTTGCATCATAAAACTATAAGCGTGTCTTTCATTCGATCTAAACAGAAAAACTGCCCTTGATGCTGCTCTATCAGCTGTCCTGGGTACCTCTTGAATTTCGAGAACATTGTATTTGATTAGTGATGCAATAGTTGATCttatatctttttccttcatcAATGCTGTTGAGTTGATAACTTTTTCAGACACCAAACTATTCTCACAAATGCAACGTCTTATACGCATTGCAGAAGGACCCATAGTTGATGATAAGACATAATCGTAAACGgaagatttcaaaaggGGTACAATCTTTGAGTAAGGAATGAAATAAACACCTGGTCGAGTTTCTTTTAAGAAAGGTACTGCTGAGGATGCAAGTAGTTTTAAATGACAATTAATTAATGACAATGAATGTGGTTCCTGATCGTCATCATCGAAATCTTCGAAATCATCAGAAAAATCAGCCTTGTCGACGTCGTTCTTTGACTCATTTATTTTAGGAAGTGCTGGTATGGCAAATCCATCTTTtgttttcagtttcttATTAAGTTTCGACTCTTTAGAATCGTTACTTCGtttgtttgttttcaattttgatgTAAGTGTTCCTCGCAGGTCTAAAGAAGAGGGTAAATGTTTTGCAATATCAATGGCGCTAAAGGATAATCCTTGAGTTTTCTCCTCGGAGAGTTCGATGTCCTCTTTGATTGAAGTCgcttcttccaattcttgCAACAGACCTGTTTTGGTCAGAGGGTCAGTTAGCGGTGGAGATTTTGATTCTGTCATACTCAATGCAACCCTATAGATCTCAGACGGTGTTGATCCAATTCTAGACTTTGCAAATTGAACTAAATGCTTTGTCCTTCTtattttaaaaaatctCTCCAAATTAATGGTTAACGGTAAGTTGTTCTTGATCGCTTTCAAAGAGGTTATTGGATCGATATAAATAACTTGAGAAGTGCTTTTAGAATTCTCtagaaaactttgaaactGAATTTTTGCCTTCGATTTTGCTTCACTTCTCTTCTTTAAATCCGAGAGCGTTGATGTCCTTGGAATAGCATTGTACTCCTTTTGGTAAAGAGTATTCCAAAGATCATTGATTGGCGTACAGTGTAATTTTGTTAATGGGACTAAAAACTCTGATTCGACCAAACGAACAAAAATCGACATCATATCAATCTGCGATTCTTTGGATTCAATGTTCTGtaaaaaatcttttacCGTAATTGAGCCCAGCGAAAggatattttgaataatttgCGAAACTTCCATCGATGAATGCGGGAACTGTTTGCTAAACTCATCATTTATCAGACCCGAATACAAGAACAGTAGCAGACCGTCTTCGTTGATGTAGTAGTACGTAGTGGATTTTCCCGAATGCGAGACTTCCTCCCAGTACCTGACACAGCGTAATTGAACGAGTGAAACCATTGTTATCTTAACGCTTCTAGTGTCTAGATTTGGTATACGATCAcggatttcaaaaatgctgAGTCTACCTTTGCAGATCAAAACATCAATAATTGAAGCTGCTCTTTCCCCTAAATGGTACTTGAACAGCTCAGTGTATAGAAACCAATCAGGGTTTAAAGTCCTCTGTTCCAGCGACGAAGTGATCATAACGTCATCTTCAGTGCTCATCGAACCAGGCACACTTTCAGTACCACCCGACACGCCATTGGCCCCATCAGAAGCAGCAGAACTCATCGCTAGCGGCAGTGAGGATTGATAAGCAGTGCTAAGTAATGAATTGAGACCACACAGATAGATTTCCGGAGAGATAAGACCAGttgcgatgagatgagctgAGATCAGTAATTTGGACtatgataaattttttttttttttcatatcttCAGGCCGCTGTGCTATCCTTTTTAGCCGGACAAAGAGCCCGACATTCGCCGGACAGTTCCGGACAATAGTACTGTCCGGCGAGACAATTCGTGTACTATGATGTTGATTTTCGACGTGTACTGTGATGTCACTATGCACGCTGTTGAGAATTGTCGCTTTGTCTCGTCCGTGATGATGTGTCAAGGTCACATGGTATATGGGCAGTACGGAAAACACCCAGCATCCTCCAACCCATTAAGTCGCTAGTCTATGCATCTAATTCGTAGACCTAGTGCTGTATACAATCCACCTCATATGCCAGGTCTTGGTATCACCTGAAGTGTTTGAACGTACCTTTTCAGAACTTGAGGCCTTGTCACCTAGAACGAACCAATCATATCTCACAAAACGCTACAAATATCATTTCTATTAAccgttttttttctctcttcGCGGCCCTCAGGCAGAAAATATCACAGCTTCACGGCCTGTCAGAGGTCCTAGTTTTTATGCCCTCTAACTGTAGTAACCCGATATCTTTCTGGTTTTTAAACATAAAACTGATTCTTGTTAAACTCGAGATATAAGAAGAAAACGTCCAAGTTTTCTGGTACTGATACTTTGACCTCGCAACTTTGGCTCCAAGTTTATATTCGAGTTAGACCTTGGACAATTGTTTCTGCTAGAGACAATAGAAAAAACATGCTATCCTCCACAACAAGAGTGCAATTTGCCAAGCAGGCTTTGAGACATTACACCGTTACTGCCAGTGATGGCACTGGCAAGATTTCCAACCTGGCGGTCAAAGTACACGCGGGTTCTCGTTATGCCACCAAAGATGGTATCTCTCATCTGCTATCTAGATTCAATTTCCACAATACTAGTGGTAAATCAGCATTAAGGCTAGTCAGAGAATCCGAGCTTCTCGGtggtaaatttgaatcaaagGTCGACAGGGAATTCATTACGTTGTCTGCcacatttttgaaggaagatTTGCCCTATTTCGTGAATGCATTGGGTAACGTCCTGTACAAGACTTCATTCAGACCCCATGAATTGCATGAGTCTGTGTTGCCTGCAGCGCATCACGACTTGTTGGTTCATCAAACTTGCCCTGTTTCAAGCGCAAGGGATCTGCTATACAATGCGACATTCAGATCTGGCTTAGGTAACCCTGTTCTTTACGACAGCGTTGAGAAAATCAGTATTGAGGAtatcaaatcttttgcTGACAAAGTCTACACAAAGGAAAATATCGAAATTATTGGTAAGGGCGTAAATGAATcggatttgaaaagatttgtAAACGATTCTCTATTGAACTCTTTACCATCTGGAACCCCACTTTCGACCAGTGCTGCACCAAAGACCTTTACAGGCCAACAATCTAGAATAAGATTTGAGGGTCAATCGGTCGCCGCTATTTCCGTTCCAGTTGCAAAGGAGTCATTCGCCGAATATCAAGTATTATCCAATTACGTAACTTCTCCCGTCTTTGAGTTATCTTCATTGATTAAATCTtctaaatttgaaaagtttggtGATGTTGGTATCTTCTCGTTATTTGTGAAGGGTTCAGATGCAAAAAAGGTCTCAGaggatttcaaaaaggtgATCTcggaattgaaaaaaggcAAAGATATCTCCGTTGCAAAAGATTTGACAGCATTAAATTTTGCCATCGCAAACGAAACTTCTTCTCCACTACCAGAGTTGAAGTTGGATAGCGTTAAGAACTTCAAATTGGGTAAATTCAACTATGTTGCTGTTGGTGATGTTTCCAATTTGCCATATGCTGAAGAGTtataattttttccaaattttctaAATGCCACGAACGTATGACTTGAACACTTTACTACTTACATGAATTGATCTTAGGAAAGAGGATACAAAGTGTGAAAAGATAATCGAAATATATTAATAACACGAAAAAGAGACAATAAAAGCCTGTAGTTACTTATTTTGCCCTCAATCATTATTTATTCATAAATATTATATAATCCAAATATATTGGTGTTGATTATAAGACCTTGAACCAAATATTCTAAGATAGAATAAGTTGAATGTATATTGCGGACGTACGCAGGCAGATATTGCCTTGGGTTTGCTTTTCAATACGTTCTTTAGTCAAAATTGTAAGTGGAAATCATTCCACTGCAACAATGAGGCCGAAATTGTACGTTTGAAAGGTTTAATATGGATTCAATGCCAGAAAGATCGCGCCGTTTTTCGAGATTATTGGTCTGCATTGTGCCTACACCTTCTGAAAGTATCCCAT
It encodes the following:
- the QCR2 gene encoding ubiquinol--cytochrome-c reductase subunit 2 (similar to Saccharomyces cerevisiae QCR2 (YPR191W); ancestral locus Anc_7.548) — translated: MLSSTTRVQFAKQALRHYTVTASDGTGKISNLAVKVHAGSRYATKDGISHLLSRFNFHNTSGKSALRLVRESELLGGKFESKVDREFITLSATFLKEDLPYFVNALGNVLYKTSFRPHELHESVLPAAHHDLLVHQTCPVSSARDLLYNATFRSGLGNPVLYDSVEKISIEDIKSFADKVYTKENIEIIGKGVNESDLKRFVNDSLLNSLPSGTPLSTSAAPKTFTGQQSRIRFEGQSVAAISVPVAKESFAEYQVLSNYVTSPVFELSSLIKSSKFEKFGDVGIFSLFVKGSDAKKVSEDFKKVISELKKGKDISVAKDLTALNFAIANETSSPLPELKLDSVKNFKLGKFNYVAVGDVSNLPYAEEL